The following DNA comes from Thermodesulforhabdaceae bacterium.
GGGGAAATGATACGGCTAAACCTTCTTCGAGAAAGAAAAATCGAAAAGCCCAAAACCCTGATGTGGCAGTTTTGGCTTTATATACTAGTGATCATCTTGGAGCTTGCAATAACTGGAGCTGTGTGGAAGTATCAAGATCAAAAAATTAAAAAACTGGATATGGAAAAAAGCCAGCTTGATGCTGAGATAAAGGTGTATGAAAAATATGACAAAATCTTAAAGGATCTTCAGGCAAAGCTAAACGACGTAAAAAAGAGAACAGAAGTTATATCAGGTCTTACAAGAGATAGGGATAATGTTGTTAGACTTCTTGCACTTATGACAATTTTGCTCCCTGAAGATAGTATGTGGTTTGAAGAAGTTAGATTTTCAGGAAATGTGGTTACAATTATAGGATTTGCTAAAAGTAATGAGACCCTAGTAGAATTTATGAGAAGTTTGGAAAAGTCATCTTTTGCTCCTCAGGAAGATATAAATCTTGTCGTATCAAGGGCTGAAGAATACTTCGGTAATGTTTTACGTAAATTTGAATTAAGGTTCAAATATAAAAATTTTTCTCAAGTTATAGCTTCGACAAAGGAAAAACAAGAGCCAAAGAAACCTTGATATAGTTTGGAGATAAAGAGCATGAAATTTAAAAATGACCTTGCTCAGAAAAAAGAAGTTATAGAATCTTATCTCAAAACTCTTTCTAATAGAAAAAAAATTGCGATTTTAATAGGAACTGTTTTGATTATATCTGGAAGTTTTTGGTATTTTATATACCAAGGCAATGAAAAAATAATTGCCCAGAAGACAAAAGAGATTGAAGAAGCAAGAAACCGTTTAGATCAATTGAAAAGAGCTGAAAAAATGTCCAAAGATTTAGAGAAGCAATTGACTGAAGCAGAAGCTAAGCTTCAGGAATTGCTTGTGTTTCTGCCTGATATTCGTGAAATTCCATCAATATTAGAGAATATTTCTGGTCTCGGAGGTCGAGTTGGCTTGAAGCAACTAATTCTCTTTGAACCTAAAGGCGAAGAGTTAAGAGAATATCACGCTGCCATTCTTATACATCTTACGATGTTAGGCGATTATAACAAGGTGGGAATGTTTTTTGATGAACTTGCTCACACTCAGAGAGTGCTAAAAGTCAGAGATTTTACAATGAAACGCAAAGGTAATGGAGAAGTTGATGTCGATTGTATGGTTGAGACCTACAGGTATGTAGAAAAACCACCTGAACAACCTAAAGGAAAGAAAAAATAGGTGGGAGGTAGTGAAATGGAATTTATGATAAACTACATTATTGCGAGAATTATTAAAGATCGAGGTTTTTATAGTTATAGCGGTAGTGGGATTTTTTTATCAAAAAGAATAGTTTTACTGCTTAGCATAGTTCTTTTGGGAGTTATCTTTGTAAAGGTGGGATCAATTTATGCTGATTCTGATGCCAAATTGCTGAAAATATCAGGATTGGATCAGGAAGGAGCTTTTGTGCTAACTATAGAAACAGATAAACCCTTCAAAGATTGCAAAATCTTAGATCCAAAAGATAAGACGAAACTTAATATCTTGCTCGAAGGGGTTGGTTTAGAAGGGCCTGTGGCATCCGTTCCTATACGTTCTTCTTACTTAAAACGTGTTATAATGAAGTCGCATAATCAGGGCGTTTTGATTACTGGAGAACCACAATTAGATTGGAATGGCTTTACGATAGATAAACATCAGACTACCGTATATATACGAATCTATCCAGCCTCGAATTCAATAACCTCAAATAAAAACAGTTCCTCTGGTGGTTATGCTAAAGACGGTTATTCCCACCAGAATTATGCACTTACACCAGTGGTTGATAAAGGTAAGGACTTATTACCTGCGGTTGCCCCAGGTGGTTCTGTAACTATGGGTTCTGAATCTATAATTGAAGGACCGAAAGTTTATACTGGAAAACCTATAAGTCTTGATCTGGTGGATGCTGATATTAAAAACGTTATACGTTTAATTGCTGATCTTACTGGCATGAACATTGTCGTGGATCCTGATGTCGGTGGTAAAATTACTCTGAAAGTTGAGCAAGTTCCCTGGGATCAAGTGCTTGATATGATATTAAAAGTTAATAATCTAGGCACAGAACAAACTGGTGACGTGTTGCGTATTGCAA
Coding sequences within:
- the pilO gene encoding type 4a pilus biogenesis protein PilO; protein product: MKFKNDLAQKKEVIESYLKTLSNRKKIAILIGTVLIISGSFWYFIYQGNEKIIAQKTKEIEEARNRLDQLKRAEKMSKDLEKQLTEAEAKLQELLVFLPDIREIPSILENISGLGGRVGLKQLILFEPKGEELREYHAAILIHLTMLGDYNKVGMFFDELAHTQRVLKVRDFTMKRKGNGEVDVDCMVETYRYVEKPPEQPKGKKK
- a CDS encoding PilN domain-containing protein, encoding MIRLNLLRERKIEKPKTLMWQFWLYILVIILELAITGAVWKYQDQKIKKLDMEKSQLDAEIKVYEKYDKILKDLQAKLNDVKKRTEVISGLTRDRDNVVRLLALMTILLPEDSMWFEEVRFSGNVVTIIGFAKSNETLVEFMRSLEKSSFAPQEDINLVVSRAEEYFGNVLRKFELRFKYKNFSQVIASTKEKQEPKKP